The proteins below are encoded in one region of Salvelinus alpinus chromosome 27, SLU_Salpinus.1, whole genome shotgun sequence:
- the LOC139556101 gene encoding solute carrier family 35 member F6-like isoform X2 — MFSAKGCKDSTEHTFNHPFVQAVGMFLGELSCLAVFHMLLCHDRRRPEPKMNTGQSFNPLLFLPPALCDMTATSIMYVALNMTSASSFQMLRGAVIIFTGLLSVAFLGRRLVASQWTGIFVTILGLVMVGLADFISGNKDDSHKLSEVITGDLLIIMAQVIAAVQMVLEEKFVYKHDVHPLRAVGTEGFFGFFILSLLLIPFFYIPVGSFSNNPRHVLEDALDAFCQIGHNPMIVLALLGNTVSIAFFNFAGISVTKEISATTRMVLDSLRTVVIWVVSLALGWEQFHGLQVLGFIVLLVGAALYNGLHRPLLAKIPCCANMVEEEEGNPAERARLLDEGRVQEET; from the exons ATGTTCTCCGCAAAGGGTTGCAAAGACTCCACTGAACACACATTCAACCACCCGTTTGTACAG gccgTAGGGATGTTCCTGGGGGAGCTCAGTTGTCTGGCCGTTTTCCACATGCTGCTTTGTCACGACAGACGAAGACCAGAGCCCAAGATGAACACGGGCCAGAGCTTcaaccccctcctcttcctcccccctgccCTCTGTGACATGACCGCTACCTCCATCATGTATGTTG CCCTGAACATGACGAGTGCCTCCAGCTTCCAGATGCTGCGTGGGGCGGTGATCATCTTCACGGGCCTGCTGTCGGTGGCCTTCCTGGGGCGCCGCCTGGTGGCCAGTCAGTGGACGGGCATCTTTGTCACTATTCTGGGCCTGGTGATGGTGGGCCTGGCCGACTTCATAAGTGGAAACAAGGACGACTCACACAAACTCAGCGAGGTCATCACTG GTGACCTTCTGATCATAATGGCCCAGGTCATTGCGGCTGTCCAGATGGTTCTGGAGGAGAAGTTTGTCTACAAGCACGACGTTCATCCTTTACGGGCAGTGGGCACTGAAG gGTTCTTTGGCTTCTTCATCCTCTCGCTGCTCCTCATCCCCTTTTTCTACATCCCGGTGGGGAGCTTTAGCAACAACCCCCGACACGTTCTCGAGGACGCGCTGGACGCCTTCTGCCAGATCGGCCACAACCCCATGATCGTCCTGGCGTTGCTCGGCAACACTGTGTCCATCGCCTTCTTCAACTTCGCCGGCATCTCCGTCACCAAGGAAATCAGTGCCACCACGCGCATGGTGCTGGACAGTCTGCGCACCGTGGTCATCTGGGTGGTCAGTCTGGCTCTGGGCTGGGAGCAGTTCCATGGTTTACAGGTTCTGGGTTTCATTGTGTTGTTGGTGGGTGCAGCGCTGTATAATGGGCTTCATCGCCCCCTGCTGGCCAAGATTCCGTGCTGCGCCAAcatggtggaggaagaggagggcaaCCCAGCAGAGAGGGCAAGACTGCTGGATGAGGGAAGGGTGCAGGAGGAGACCTAA
- the LOC139556101 gene encoding solute carrier family 35 member F6-like isoform X1, whose product MAWTKYQLFLAGLMLTTGSINTLSAKWADMFSAKGCKDSTEHTFNHPFVQAVGMFLGELSCLAVFHMLLCHDRRRPEPKMNTGQSFNPLLFLPPALCDMTATSIMYVALNMTSASSFQMLRGAVIIFTGLLSVAFLGRRLVASQWTGIFVTILGLVMVGLADFISGNKDDSHKLSEVITGDLLIIMAQVIAAVQMVLEEKFVYKHDVHPLRAVGTEGFFGFFILSLLLIPFFYIPVGSFSNNPRHVLEDALDAFCQIGHNPMIVLALLGNTVSIAFFNFAGISVTKEISATTRMVLDSLRTVVIWVVSLALGWEQFHGLQVLGFIVLLVGAALYNGLHRPLLAKIPCCANMVEEEEGNPAERARLLDEGRVQEET is encoded by the exons ATGGCTTGGACAAAGTATCAACTCTTTCTTGCGGGTCTTATGCTCACAACCGGCTCTATCAACACGCTATCGGCAAA ATGGGCTGACATGTTCTCCGCAAAGGGTTGCAAAGACTCCACTGAACACACATTCAACCACCCGTTTGTACAG gccgTAGGGATGTTCCTGGGGGAGCTCAGTTGTCTGGCCGTTTTCCACATGCTGCTTTGTCACGACAGACGAAGACCAGAGCCCAAGATGAACACGGGCCAGAGCTTcaaccccctcctcttcctcccccctgccCTCTGTGACATGACCGCTACCTCCATCATGTATGTTG CCCTGAACATGACGAGTGCCTCCAGCTTCCAGATGCTGCGTGGGGCGGTGATCATCTTCACGGGCCTGCTGTCGGTGGCCTTCCTGGGGCGCCGCCTGGTGGCCAGTCAGTGGACGGGCATCTTTGTCACTATTCTGGGCCTGGTGATGGTGGGCCTGGCCGACTTCATAAGTGGAAACAAGGACGACTCACACAAACTCAGCGAGGTCATCACTG GTGACCTTCTGATCATAATGGCCCAGGTCATTGCGGCTGTCCAGATGGTTCTGGAGGAGAAGTTTGTCTACAAGCACGACGTTCATCCTTTACGGGCAGTGGGCACTGAAG gGTTCTTTGGCTTCTTCATCCTCTCGCTGCTCCTCATCCCCTTTTTCTACATCCCGGTGGGGAGCTTTAGCAACAACCCCCGACACGTTCTCGAGGACGCGCTGGACGCCTTCTGCCAGATCGGCCACAACCCCATGATCGTCCTGGCGTTGCTCGGCAACACTGTGTCCATCGCCTTCTTCAACTTCGCCGGCATCTCCGTCACCAAGGAAATCAGTGCCACCACGCGCATGGTGCTGGACAGTCTGCGCACCGTGGTCATCTGGGTGGTCAGTCTGGCTCTGGGCTGGGAGCAGTTCCATGGTTTACAGGTTCTGGGTTTCATTGTGTTGTTGGTGGGTGCAGCGCTGTATAATGGGCTTCATCGCCCCCTGCTGGCCAAGATTCCGTGCTGCGCCAAcatggtggaggaagaggagggcaaCCCAGCAGAGAGGGCAAGACTGCTGGATGAGGGAAGGGTGCAGGAGGAGACCTAA